A region from the Candidatus Polarisedimenticolia bacterium genome encodes:
- a CDS encoding OmpA family protein has protein sequence MSLIRNRNVMLAIGLCLAGAAAVATLATADPSASNSQIYSSSQDISEAQAILQHAGYLKAGAFRNGQADDSTVEALQAFQSAHALLPTGSIDFETRTQLLSHRKGDGDGGLRSSLFEGRKSLVLEGVRFDNDTARLKPSSRVVLDRVAKSLNAWPDARVEIDGHTDSNNTDAYNLKLSRARSAAVCEYLVDKGVASSRLEEKGYGESRPIANNVTADGRATNRRVELTRID, from the coding sequence ATGTCCTTGATCAGAAACCGTAACGTGATGCTCGCCATAGGTCTGTGCCTCGCCGGGGCCGCGGCTGTCGCGACCCTCGCCACCGCCGACCCTTCCGCCTCCAACAGTCAGATCTACAGCTCCTCACAGGACATCTCGGAGGCGCAGGCGATCCTGCAGCATGCGGGATACCTTAAGGCGGGAGCGTTCCGTAACGGCCAAGCTGACGATTCGACCGTCGAGGCGCTCCAAGCCTTCCAGTCAGCCCATGCCCTTCTGCCGACGGGCTCGATCGACTTCGAAACGAGGACCCAGCTCCTGAGCCACAGGAAGGGCGATGGGGACGGAGGGCTGCGCTCGTCGTTGTTCGAGGGCAGAAAGAGCCTGGTTCTGGAAGGGGTCAGGTTCGACAATGATACGGCGCGCCTGAAACCCAGCTCTCGCGTGGTCCTGGACCGTGTGGCCAAGTCGCTGAACGCCTGGCCGGACGCCCGGGTCGAGATCGACGGACACACCGACTCCAACAACACCGACGCGTACAACCTGAAGCTCTCGAGGGCGCGATCCGCGGCGGTGTGTGAGTACCTGGTGGACAAGGGCGTGGCCTCGTCGCGGCTGGAGGAAAAAGGCTACGGCGAGTCCCGTCCCATCGCCAACAACGTGACCGCCGACGGACGCGCGACGAACCGTCGCGTCGAGCTGACGCGAATCGACTGA
- a CDS encoding transglycosylase domain-containing protein codes for MPVLNHAPMPLAKRLVDRPAHTGLLPHYGIGATVSRLRATGAFVAGRLRSAWSHRAVRLAAPPLALLAILAAGPLYHVYFDRSGLPDLDSFLRFEPPGIGEIYDDRGKVLIQLAREYRRVVSYDEVPLILRQAILAAEDRNFFSHSGVEYRSLPRVVQKSAQHSLAAWWSGDGLRPRFPQGGSTLTQQLVRSYFLHDLTIRENGDTLIGAGLTPRVLSAGLGVRPMNKLLRKMEEVRLTLWLEEEMRRRYGSQQQAKREIFARYASFIYLGNGRYGFAAASEYYFGKPLSSYTPEDAGTAALLAGISKSPKEYAPRPGDPRPLRRRNAILALMARNGYISESLAKRCQAEPVRIATPSLVKTDAPGAIGNVLEELKQLGGTRFGIEDLFQGRISIRSTVDDRVQSVVNEALENGLAFYEKRHRRSKGLIQGSVVVLRNTDAAILAEAGGRQVFKDRSTLYSDLNRVTGSLRQPGSAWKPMVYLAAFRQGLDLDTDVPDEPIEVPLGSEPGVKWIANYDNQFKGSIPVRQALAESRNAVAVWIAREVGVDEVNRTARDLGIHTPLNPYISTALGASEVRLLELAGAYRAMASGSLAEPHVIARVTDAAGGIVLYEAARTAPDIGPDGPSPDELSLIQEGLRGVVRLPEGTAHALDGIDFPIQVMGKTGTTTNFRDALFVGSTYGRQGITVAVRIGFDDNRTLGDKETGSRAALPIFREIMLRLYHDQLVGPPPRFPCDLEVRIDEYLAMQAERTAGMDEWPQDPVHGLTSFSALRRAP; via the coding sequence ATGCCGGTTCTCAATCATGCGCCGATGCCCCTCGCGAAGCGGCTCGTCGATCGTCCGGCGCACACCGGCCTGCTCCCTCACTATGGGATCGGCGCGACCGTTTCACGCCTGCGGGCCACCGGCGCCTTCGTGGCCGGTCGTCTTCGCTCTGCCTGGTCGCACCGCGCGGTCCGCCTCGCGGCCCCGCCTCTGGCGCTGCTCGCGATTCTCGCGGCGGGACCCCTGTACCACGTCTATTTCGACCGGAGCGGCCTCCCCGACCTCGATTCCTTCCTCCGATTCGAGCCCCCCGGGATCGGCGAGATTTACGACGACCGTGGCAAGGTCCTGATCCAGCTGGCGCGGGAATACCGCCGGGTGGTCTCCTACGATGAAGTGCCTCTCATCCTGCGGCAGGCCATCCTGGCCGCCGAGGACAGGAACTTCTTCTCCCATTCCGGCGTGGAATACCGCTCCCTGCCGCGGGTGGTTCAGAAATCAGCCCAGCACTCGCTGGCCGCTTGGTGGAGCGGCGACGGGCTCCGGCCGCGCTTCCCCCAGGGTGGCTCGACGCTCACTCAACAGCTCGTCCGCAGCTATTTCCTTCATGATCTGACGATCCGCGAGAACGGCGACACCCTGATCGGCGCCGGGCTGACCCCGCGGGTCCTCTCCGCCGGCCTGGGCGTCCGGCCCATGAACAAGCTTCTCCGGAAGATGGAGGAGGTCCGCCTGACTCTCTGGCTCGAGGAGGAGATGCGACGGCGCTACGGATCGCAGCAGCAGGCCAAGCGTGAGATCTTCGCCCGCTATGCCAGCTTCATCTACCTGGGCAATGGCCGCTACGGCTTCGCCGCCGCCTCGGAGTACTACTTCGGCAAGCCTCTGTCGAGCTACACGCCGGAGGACGCTGGAACCGCGGCGCTGCTGGCGGGGATCAGCAAGTCGCCCAAGGAGTACGCCCCGAGGCCCGGCGATCCGCGGCCCTTGCGCCGCCGCAACGCGATCCTGGCCCTCATGGCGCGCAATGGATACATCTCCGAGAGCCTGGCGAAGCGCTGCCAGGCGGAGCCGGTGCGAATCGCGACCCCCAGCCTGGTCAAGACCGACGCCCCAGGCGCGATCGGGAACGTCCTCGAGGAGCTGAAGCAGCTCGGCGGGACCCGATTCGGGATCGAGGACCTGTTCCAGGGGCGGATCTCAATCCGCTCCACGGTGGACGACCGGGTGCAGTCCGTCGTGAACGAAGCGCTGGAGAACGGCCTGGCCTTCTATGAGAAGCGGCACCGCAGGTCGAAAGGGCTCATCCAGGGATCGGTGGTCGTGCTGCGCAACACGGACGCGGCAATCCTGGCCGAAGCGGGCGGGCGACAGGTCTTCAAGGACCGCTCCACGCTTTACTCCGACCTGAACCGCGTCACGGGCTCGCTACGGCAGCCGGGCTCCGCATGGAAGCCGATGGTCTACCTGGCCGCATTCCGCCAGGGACTCGACCTCGACACGGACGTGCCCGACGAGCCCATCGAGGTGCCCCTGGGCTCCGAACCCGGGGTCAAGTGGATCGCCAATTACGACAACCAGTTCAAGGGCTCGATCCCCGTCCGACAAGCCCTGGCCGAGTCCCGCAACGCCGTGGCCGTGTGGATCGCCCGTGAGGTCGGCGTGGACGAGGTGAACCGGACCGCCCGGGACCTGGGAATCCACACTCCGCTGAACCCTTACATCAGCACCGCGCTGGGGGCCTCTGAGGTGCGGCTGTTGGAGCTGGCGGGCGCCTATCGAGCCATGGCTTCGGGGAGCCTCGCGGAGCCCCACGTCATTGCTCGCGTGACCGACGCCGCCGGAGGGATCGTGCTCTACGAGGCGGCCCGGACTGCACCGGACATCGGCCCGGACGGGCCAAGCCCCGACGAGCTGAGCCTGATCCAGGAGGGGCTGCGCGGCGTGGTCCGCCTGCCGGAAGGCACGGCCCACGCGCTCGACGGCATCGACTTCCCGATCCAGGTGATGGGCAAGACCGGGACGACGACCAATTTCCGCGACGCGCTGTTCGTCGGCTCCACCTACGGGCGGCAGGGCATCACCGTGGCGGTCCGCATCGGCTTCGACGACAACCGCACGCTGGGCGACAAGGAGACCGGGTCGCGCGCCGCATTGCCGATCTTCCGCGAGATCATGCTCCGCCTGTACCACGACCAGCTGGTGGGTCCTCCTCCGCGGTTCCCCTGCGACCTCGAGGTGCGGATCGACGAGTACCTGGCGATGCAGGCCGAGCGGACGGCGGGGATGGACGAGTGGCCGCAGGACCCCGTACACGGGCTGACCTCCTTTTCGGCCTTGCGGAGGGCCCCCTGA
- a CDS encoding chemotaxis protein CheB encodes MRGTGFPTRRQERPDNGFSPLGGRLADSPSGAGGSLVRKARTPNRRRTRGAAGRASSDLAVRSRTPRKPADHHVNCAVVGVGASAGGLEAFSAVLENLPADTGMSFVFVSHLDPKHESILTSLLARVTSMPVLEAKHRMLLEPDHVYVIPRNARMTVDKCVLSLSRRLQAPAENLPIDHFMESLARDRKHRAIGVILSGTASDGTVGLAAIKREGGITLAQDPGTAKYDGMPRNAIKAKVADFVLPPHEIAAMLARIARSPESIARAAERLPTPKTSEGGLAEIFALLRERTGADFSTYKEATVQRRLLRRMALSKIRNVVDYARLLRQDSSEVDALYEDLLIKVTEFFRDTKTFERLRTTILPAMVKRKPPKEPFRVWVPGCSTGEEVYSIAMLLFEITGRLRVRNPIQIFATDLSERAIAVARKGIYPAGIASSVSPSRLRRFFVKMGEEYKIGQRVREACVFARQDITKDPPFSKVDLVSCRNVLIYMGKTQQDAILPIFHYALRSDGCLLLGKAETLESTSDLFAPMDMKHRIYSKKPFPAMQGTGFAARLAGPAPSPAARAAGREQHQARSEMSVREEANRLIMERYAPAGVVINDKMDILEILGDTHPYVRLASGTANLNLLRLVRRDLAPQLSAAIDLARRTGAPVRKQGRPVRRGHEEPMGPTLEIIPMTARSEQNDRLLVLFGTVVPPAADAQDSSGAAGMRVRSGERGNGRDVIRLRNELADSQEHLRLLMDSRQTAEEELKSANEELMSSMEELQSANEELQTSHEELESTNEELTTVNDQLAIRNRDLTDLSNDLTNLVTSVNVPILMLTGDLLLRRSTVAADKVLGLTAADIGRHISEIRHTLRLPNLDGVAAEVLKSLAAKEIEVQDRSDVWYSMRLRPYRTEDDRIDGLVLVLFEIDRIKRSLQEVERSRNFSRTIVEAVQEPLMVLGGDRRVLIANDSFLKTFHMSRAAIENRLVYELEPSGFRSPAFKSMLEDTVAGQARTRDFEIEFEIRGSTPTIMAVDARQFDLHEDHGKIVLLTMKDITRFRLTERRLVAAHDSVQKGRLRAESSLRESKQDLRSSRAELRILAGRLIRAQEDERKRVARELHDDLSQRLSALQLGSAGLAKLAPAGAPARAGFEAHQEHLGEIVEEVRRLAYDLHPAILTHLGLRAALQSFCVEFSGREGIDVKFSAQKEPPSLQEEVALCLYRVTQESLRNVARHSGAKSVGVNLKTAGGILHLSIHDRGKGFDARPSRTGEGLGLLSMNERVRLVHGTFQVKSRAGHGTQIDVRVPLPPKSR; translated from the coding sequence ATGCGCGGCACGGGGTTTCCGACACGACGTCAGGAGCGTCCTGACAACGGATTTTCACCACTTGGTGGTAGGCTAGCGGACTCACCCTCGGGAGCGGGCGGATCATTGGTTAGAAAGGCTAGAACGCCGAACCGGAGACGGACCCGCGGAGCCGCAGGAAGGGCCTCTTCCGACCTCGCGGTCAGGTCACGGACGCCCCGCAAGCCGGCGGACCATCATGTGAACTGCGCCGTCGTCGGGGTCGGAGCCTCCGCAGGCGGTCTGGAGGCTTTTTCGGCGGTACTGGAGAACCTCCCGGCCGATACCGGGATGTCCTTCGTGTTTGTCTCGCACCTGGATCCAAAGCACGAGAGCATCCTGACCTCCCTACTTGCCCGGGTGACTTCCATGCCAGTCCTGGAGGCGAAGCACCGGATGCTCCTCGAGCCGGATCATGTCTACGTGATCCCGCGTAATGCCAGGATGACCGTCGACAAATGCGTCCTGTCGCTCTCTCGCCGTCTGCAGGCGCCGGCCGAAAATCTCCCCATCGATCATTTTATGGAGTCGCTGGCACGGGATCGGAAGCACAGGGCGATCGGAGTGATCCTCTCCGGGACCGCTTCGGACGGGACGGTTGGGCTTGCGGCGATCAAAAGGGAAGGGGGCATCACCCTCGCCCAGGATCCCGGCACGGCCAAGTACGACGGCATGCCCCGCAACGCGATCAAAGCCAAGGTCGCGGACTTTGTCCTTCCGCCGCACGAGATCGCCGCCATGCTGGCGCGGATCGCCCGGAGTCCCGAGTCGATCGCCCGCGCTGCCGAGCGTCTGCCGACCCCGAAAACATCGGAAGGAGGGCTGGCGGAAATCTTCGCCCTCCTGCGCGAAAGAACCGGAGCCGATTTCTCCACCTACAAGGAGGCCACCGTCCAGCGCCGCCTCCTCCGCCGCATGGCCCTCAGCAAGATCCGGAATGTCGTCGACTACGCCAGACTCCTGCGCCAGGATTCCTCTGAAGTGGATGCCCTGTACGAGGACCTGCTGATCAAAGTCACCGAATTCTTCCGGGACACGAAGACCTTCGAGAGATTGAGGACCACGATCCTCCCCGCGATGGTGAAGAGAAAACCGCCCAAGGAGCCGTTCCGCGTGTGGGTGCCCGGCTGCTCCACCGGCGAGGAGGTGTACTCGATCGCCATGCTCCTCTTCGAGATCACGGGCCGACTGCGCGTCCGCAACCCGATCCAGATCTTCGCGACCGACCTGAGCGAGAGGGCCATCGCCGTGGCCCGCAAGGGGATCTACCCGGCGGGCATCGCGAGCTCGGTGTCGCCTTCACGCCTGCGGCGCTTCTTCGTCAAGATGGGTGAAGAGTACAAGATCGGCCAGCGAGTCCGGGAGGCCTGCGTGTTCGCCAGGCAGGACATCACCAAGGATCCGCCCTTCTCCAAGGTCGACCTTGTGAGCTGCCGCAATGTCCTGATCTACATGGGGAAGACCCAGCAGGACGCGATCCTGCCGATTTTCCATTACGCCCTCAGGTCGGACGGCTGCCTGCTTCTAGGGAAGGCCGAAACGCTCGAGAGTACTTCCGACCTGTTCGCCCCGATGGACATGAAGCACAGGATCTACAGCAAGAAGCCGTTTCCCGCCATGCAAGGGACTGGATTCGCCGCCCGGCTGGCGGGACCTGCCCCGAGCCCTGCGGCCCGGGCGGCCGGCAGGGAACAGCATCAGGCCCGGAGCGAGATGAGCGTCCGGGAGGAGGCGAATCGACTCATCATGGAGAGGTACGCTCCCGCGGGCGTCGTCATCAACGACAAGATGGATATCCTCGAGATCCTGGGAGACACCCACCCGTACGTGCGGCTCGCCTCTGGAACGGCCAACCTCAACCTCCTCCGGCTGGTCAGGCGAGACCTCGCCCCCCAGCTGTCCGCGGCGATCGATCTGGCCAGGAGGACAGGCGCTCCTGTCCGGAAGCAGGGGCGGCCGGTCAGGCGTGGCCACGAAGAGCCCATGGGGCCCACACTCGAGATCATTCCCATGACCGCCCGTTCGGAGCAGAACGATCGCCTCCTGGTCCTCTTCGGGACAGTCGTCCCTCCGGCCGCCGACGCTCAGGACTCGAGCGGGGCGGCGGGCATGAGGGTCAGGTCGGGAGAACGGGGGAACGGACGCGACGTGATCCGGCTGAGGAACGAGCTGGCCGACAGTCAGGAGCACCTGCGCTTGCTGATGGACAGCCGGCAGACCGCCGAGGAGGAGCTCAAGTCGGCGAACGAAGAGCTCATGTCGAGCATGGAGGAGCTCCAGAGCGCCAACGAAGAGCTCCAGACCTCGCATGAAGAGCTGGAGTCGACCAACGAAGAGCTGACGACGGTCAACGACCAGCTCGCGATTCGAAATCGAGACCTGACGGATCTCAGCAACGATTTGACCAACCTGGTCACGAGCGTCAACGTGCCGATCCTGATGCTGACCGGCGATCTGCTGTTGCGGCGATCCACCGTCGCGGCCGACAAGGTGCTGGGCCTGACGGCCGCGGATATCGGGCGGCACATCTCCGAGATCCGGCACACCCTCAGGCTCCCCAATCTGGATGGTGTGGCCGCCGAAGTGCTCAAGAGCCTGGCGGCCAAAGAGATCGAGGTTCAGGATCGGTCGGATGTCTGGTATTCGATGCGGCTGCGTCCTTACCGGACCGAGGACGACCGGATCGATGGGCTCGTCCTGGTGCTGTTCGAAATCGACAGGATAAAGCGAAGCCTCCAGGAGGTGGAGCGCTCCAGGAATTTCAGCAGGACGATCGTGGAAGCCGTGCAGGAGCCCTTGATGGTTCTGGGCGGAGACCGGCGCGTGCTGATCGCGAACGACTCGTTCCTCAAGACCTTCCATATGTCGCGCGCGGCGATAGAGAATCGGCTCGTCTACGAGCTGGAGCCGAGCGGGTTTCGCTCCCCGGCTTTCAAGAGCATGCTGGAGGACACCGTCGCGGGCCAGGCGCGGACCAGGGACTTCGAAATCGAGTTCGAGATCCGCGGCTCGACGCCCACGATCATGGCGGTCGACGCCCGGCAGTTCGATCTCCACGAGGACCATGGAAAGATCGTCCTGCTCACCATGAAGGACATCACAAGGTTCAGGCTCACCGAGCGGCGCCTGGTCGCGGCTCACGACTCCGTGCAGAAGGGTCGCCTGCGGGCCGAGTCGTCGCTCCGGGAGAGCAAGCAGGATCTCCGTTCGAGCCGCGCCGAGCTGAGAATCCTCGCAGGGCGCCTGATCAGGGCCCAGGAAGACGAGCGGAAGCGCGTGGCCAGGGAGCTGCACGATGATTTGAGCCAGAGGCTGTCGGCTCTTCAGCTCGGATCGGCGGGTCTCGCCAAGCTGGCTCCGGCAGGCGCACCCGCAAGGGCAGGATTCGAGGCACACCAGGAGCACCTCGGGGAGATTGTCGAGGAGGTCAGGCGCCTGGCCTACGACCTTCATCCTGCGATCCTCACCCACCTCGGGCTGAGGGCGGCCCTGCAATCGTTCTGCGTCGAGTTTTCGGGGAGGGAAGGGATCGATGTCAAGTTCAGCGCCCAGAAGGAGCCCCCCTCGCTGCAGGAGGAGGTCGCCCTGTGCCTGTACCGTGTGACACAGGAAAGCCTTCGCAATGTGGCCAGGCATTCCGGCGCCAAATCCGTCGGTGTCAATCTCAAGACGGCCGGCGGTATCCTGCACCTCTCGATCCATGATCGCGGCAAAGGGTTCGATGCCCGCCCGAGCCGGACGGGAGAGGGGTTAGGCCTCCTCAGCATGAACGAGAGGGTGAGGCTGGTTCATGGCACCTTTCAGGTGAAGTCCCGGGCGGGACATGGCACCCAGATCGACGTGCGGGTGCCCCTCCCCCCAAAGAGTCGATGA
- a CDS encoding transcription termination/antitermination NusG family protein, whose translation MSNTLAPDAGARWHVLWTRSHCEQLVHDQLAGKQFELFLPKFEAWAKRAGSRSLSAAPLFPGYLFLRHALDKESYLEVRRARGLVTILGDSWDRPAVLPDSEIEAIRRMTGAKVPAAAHPYLREGRRVRIMRGSLAGLEGILVQLKMNQGLLVLSVDLLRRSVAVEVDCTMVEPVPAPWRKTGAVPWRAAPAMTGLTAL comes from the coding sequence ATGTCGAACACCCTGGCCCCGGATGCGGGCGCCCGCTGGCACGTCCTGTGGACGCGCAGTCACTGCGAGCAGCTGGTGCACGACCAGCTTGCCGGGAAGCAATTCGAGCTCTTTCTTCCCAAGTTCGAGGCCTGGGCAAAGCGTGCCGGGTCGCGGAGTCTCTCCGCCGCGCCGCTGTTCCCCGGCTACCTGTTCCTGCGTCATGCGCTGGACAAAGAGAGCTACCTCGAGGTGCGCAGGGCGCGTGGGTTGGTGACGATCCTGGGAGACAGCTGGGACCGGCCGGCGGTGCTCCCCGACTCCGAGATCGAAGCCATTCGCCGGATGACAGGGGCCAAGGTCCCTGCTGCGGCGCATCCGTACCTGAGAGAGGGCCGGCGGGTCCGCATCATGCGCGGTTCCCTTGCCGGCCTCGAAGGGATTCTCGTGCAGCTCAAGATGAACCAGGGCCTGCTGGTGCTGTCGGTGGACCTGCTGCGGCGCAGCGTGGCCGTGGAGGTCGACTGCACCATGGTCGAGCCGGTGCCGGCGCCCTGGCGAAAGACTGGCGCTGTCCCCTGGCGGGCCGCGCCGGCCATGACGGGCCTGACGGCCCTCTGA
- a CDS encoding BON domain-containing protein: MHKTLSLKHALLAAVILSLPIAAQAGSRPDAWITMKAKTALYLAKDVTGTAINVDTINGRVTLHGTVRDGKEKARAVEVVNAIEGVSDVKDLLHVASHTQNATMMKRSDDLIKSDVQKRLKAARSLDDSSISVKSVDDGVVLLTGRAASYDDHQRALYYAAGQPGVLRVASEIDVPDTLPDVDFRAEEEMMPETGKRNIGGVTSDLWITSATKMRLAADSRTPATEINVDSHDGIVTLFGMVPSQESKSAAAEIARGVSGVKRVENRLEVVASTNHDLVQARDEEIQQGVEKSLNDRGAQENADIDVEVTNGVVRLTGTVSTWQSNLSAVYLARSVTGVRSVLSELKVETRNASRS; this comes from the coding sequence ATGCACAAGACACTCTCGCTGAAGCATGCACTGCTCGCCGCGGTCATCCTGTCCCTGCCGATTGCCGCCCAGGCGGGCTCGCGGCCCGATGCCTGGATCACGATGAAGGCGAAGACCGCCCTGTACCTCGCGAAGGACGTCACAGGCACGGCCATCAACGTGGACACGATCAACGGACGCGTGACGCTTCACGGCACGGTGCGCGACGGGAAGGAGAAGGCGCGCGCGGTCGAGGTCGTGAACGCGATCGAGGGCGTGAGCGATGTGAAGGATCTTCTGCACGTCGCGTCGCATACCCAGAACGCGACGATGATGAAGCGCTCCGACGACCTCATCAAGTCGGACGTCCAGAAACGCCTGAAAGCCGCCCGCTCGCTCGACGACAGCAGCATTTCGGTCAAGTCGGTCGACGACGGCGTCGTCCTCCTGACCGGCAGGGCGGCGTCCTACGACGACCACCAGCGTGCCCTGTACTACGCAGCCGGCCAGCCCGGCGTGCTCCGCGTTGCCTCCGAGATCGACGTCCCCGACACGCTCCCTGACGTGGACTTCCGGGCGGAGGAAGAGATGATGCCCGAGACCGGGAAGCGCAACATCGGCGGCGTCACGAGCGACCTCTGGATCACGTCCGCCACCAAGATGAGACTCGCCGCGGATTCCCGCACGCCAGCGACCGAAATCAACGTCGACAGCCATGACGGGATCGTGACGCTGTTCGGCATGGTCCCCTCTCAGGAGTCGAAGTCCGCGGCTGCCGAGATCGCCCGCGGCGTATCCGGGGTGAAGCGCGTGGAGAACCGGCTCGAAGTGGTGGCTTCCACGAACCATGATCTGGTCCAGGCGCGCGATGAGGAAATCCAGCAGGGTGTGGAGAAATCCCTGAACGACCGTGGCGCGCAGGAGAACGCCGACATCGACGTCGAGGTGACGAACGGCGTCGTGCGACTGACCGGCACGGTCTCCACCTGGCAGAGCAACCTCTCGGCCGTCTACCTTGCACGCTCCGTGACCGGGGTCCGATCGGTCCTCAGCGAGCTGAAGGTGGAGACCCGGAACGCCTCCAGGTCATAG
- a CDS encoding AI-2E family transporter, translated as MIAGIGVVLFLRFAQEVFVPLAVGVLISYALEPIVAWLKKCSIPRALGAAVLLAALVGGAGFAAFRLLDDAVAVVEKLPAAAKKLGESVKLTRGDGQGLMQKMQDVATEMENTTTEAVGPDAIRKGVTRVQVEDKPINVGDYLWQGGSGIISVGSEIVLVLFLVYFILITGDLFTRKMMKIAGPSVLSRKVTAQILDEIDTQIARYMLIQVMTSLIVGVVSGIAFWMMGLEQAPIWGIAVGLLDTIPYFGPAIAMAGLFTIGFLQFGTILMGLYLAGLAFLIMSLEGLLLTPWLTMRAVRMNGVALFLGLMFWGWMWGVWGLLLAVPMMVMIKSISDRIEDLKPVGELLGT; from the coding sequence GTGATCGCCGGCATCGGCGTGGTGCTGTTCCTGCGATTCGCTCAGGAGGTGTTCGTCCCCCTCGCCGTCGGCGTGCTGATCAGCTATGCGCTCGAGCCGATCGTCGCCTGGCTCAAGAAATGCTCCATCCCTCGGGCCCTCGGAGCCGCCGTCCTGCTTGCCGCTCTGGTCGGCGGCGCCGGTTTCGCGGCATTCCGGCTGCTCGATGATGCCGTGGCCGTCGTCGAGAAGCTGCCGGCAGCAGCGAAGAAGCTCGGCGAGTCCGTGAAACTGACCCGGGGCGATGGACAGGGCCTGATGCAGAAGATGCAGGACGTCGCGACCGAGATGGAGAACACGACCACGGAGGCGGTCGGCCCCGACGCGATCCGGAAGGGCGTCACGCGCGTGCAGGTGGAGGACAAGCCGATTAATGTGGGTGACTATCTCTGGCAGGGCGGCTCGGGGATCATTTCTGTGGGCAGCGAGATCGTCCTGGTCCTGTTCCTCGTTTATTTCATCCTGATCACCGGCGATCTCTTCACGCGGAAGATGATGAAGATCGCGGGTCCATCCGTCCTGAGCCGGAAGGTCACGGCACAGATCCTCGACGAGATCGACACGCAGATCGCGCGGTACATGCTCATCCAGGTGATGACGTCGCTTATCGTCGGCGTCGTTTCGGGCATCGCGTTCTGGATGATGGGCCTCGAGCAGGCCCCCATCTGGGGGATCGCCGTGGGGCTGCTCGACACGATCCCTTACTTCGGTCCCGCGATCGCCATGGCAGGCCTCTTCACGATCGGCTTCCTCCAGTTCGGCACGATCCTGATGGGCCTCTATCTCGCGGGACTGGCATTTCTCATCATGAGCCTCGAAGGGCTCCTCCTGACACCCTGGCTCACCATGCGGGCGGTGCGCATGAATGGCGTCGCTCTGTTCCTGGGGCTGATGTTCTGGGGGTGGATGTGGGGAGTGTGGGGCCTGCTGCTCGCCGTGCCGATGATGGTCATGATCAAGTCGATCAGCGATCGCATCGAGGACCTGAAGCCTGTCGGCGAGCTGCTCGGCACTTGA